The proteins below come from a single Micromonospora citrea genomic window:
- a CDS encoding serine hydrolase domain-containing protein, translated as MPRVLQRLGVTALAVTLLAGAVTPASGAPSKAVVGQDRPQLRNAMQAAVDSGIGGMQLRVHDERGDWVGSAGVSRLGKAAKPPTNGRFRAGSVTKTFVATVVLQLVAEGKVKLDAPAADHLPEFGLDRRISVRMLLQHTSGVFNYTGEYYPDGTVVPGIPWSGKEWVDNRFRSYRPEDLVRFALSRPGRFTPGTDWSYSNTNYTLAMLLIEKVTGSSYADELQRRIVRPLGMSGTVAPGTWPKIPGPHAHAYYRYEDGGQQKTVDITRQNPSWVPGAGDMISTTRDLHTFISALMSGRLLPYPLLTEMRTPHPTSGYGLGLFVLDLGPSCGGTILNHNGSVQGYATLMYSTPDGRRTLTASLTYTVDDATAPALQEAYQKAIQTLTTEVFCDGQPGSPDGAGPAPSARRSTADPYTLRVGSL; from the coding sequence GTGCCGCGGGTCCTCCAGCGACTGGGGGTGACGGCGCTGGCGGTCACCCTGCTGGCCGGGGCGGTCACCCCGGCCAGCGGGGCCCCGTCGAAGGCCGTTGTCGGGCAGGATCGCCCGCAGCTGCGGAACGCGATGCAGGCGGCAGTCGATTCCGGCATCGGCGGGATGCAACTGCGCGTGCACGACGAGCGGGGCGACTGGGTCGGCAGCGCCGGGGTGAGCAGGCTGGGCAAGGCCGCGAAGCCGCCGACGAACGGGCGGTTCCGGGCGGGCAGCGTCACCAAGACCTTCGTCGCGACCGTGGTCCTGCAACTGGTCGCGGAAGGCAAGGTCAAACTGGACGCCCCGGCGGCCGACCACCTGCCCGAGTTCGGGCTGGACCGGCGCATCTCGGTGCGGATGCTGTTGCAGCACACCAGCGGGGTGTTCAACTACACCGGCGAGTACTACCCCGACGGAACGGTCGTGCCAGGAATCCCGTGGTCGGGCAAGGAGTGGGTGGACAACCGGTTCAGGAGCTACCGGCCCGAGGATCTGGTCCGGTTCGCGTTGTCCAGGCCGGGGCGGTTCACGCCAGGGACGGACTGGAGCTACTCGAACACCAACTACACGCTGGCCATGCTGCTGATCGAGAAGGTCACCGGCAGCTCGTACGCCGACGAGCTCCAGCGGCGGATCGTGCGGCCGCTCGGGATGTCGGGCACCGTGGCGCCGGGCACCTGGCCGAAGATCCCGGGACCACACGCCCACGCCTACTACCGGTACGAGGACGGCGGCCAGCAGAAGACGGTCGACATCACCCGACAGAACCCGTCCTGGGTGCCCGGCGCCGGTGACATGATCTCGACCACCCGGGACCTCCACACGTTCATCTCCGCGCTGATGAGCGGGAGGCTCCTTCCGTACCCGCTGCTGACCGAGATGCGCACGCCGCACCCGACCAGCGGCTACGGCCTCGGGCTGTTCGTGCTGGACCTGGGCCCGAGCTGCGGGGGCACGATCCTCAACCACAACGGCAGCGTCCAGGGCTACGCGACGCTGATGTACAGCACGCCCGACGGCAGGAGGACCCTGACGGCCTCGCTGACCTACACGGTGGACGACGCCACCGCACCGGCCCTGCAGGAGGCGTACCAGAAGGCGATCCAGACGCTCACCACCGAGGTGTTCTGCGACGGGCAGCCCGGATCGCCCGACGGGGCCGGGCCTGCTCCGTCTGCGCGACGGAGCACCGCGGACCCGTACACCCTGCGGGTGGGCTCTCTCTGA